One Spinacia oleracea cultivar Varoflay chromosome 4, BTI_SOV_V1, whole genome shotgun sequence DNA segment encodes these proteins:
- the LOC130471832 gene encoding uncharacterized protein, which translates to MKLVLPAIISPSQHAFISGRFMSDNILLSHELLDKINNKRKGSEYLAAIKIDMSKAYDRVHWDFLLYILRAYGFPNHWLQLIHQCISTVSYKVLPDLTSSQGIRLTRGCPQISHLFFADDALLFFKANKDSCAHVTNIINKFCSISGKQLNLQKSYFKLSSNTPMLEQSAFRDILPMKKVLNIGSHLGVPIDIMGRKSTHFQFIVDKVINKVTSWNSVNLSQTQKLILINSVLIAMASHILNCMEIPLSISYKVDSILGRFFWANKENSGMHWVRRNIIQLPKGLGGLGIRSMVTLNKALLMRQAWRIHKSPNSLLAKVCRGRFTSPLATGNVSAPTNQRLSWGMRGIWKASILLHRGCQWKIGNGMFVRAGKDKWVNGRVPEFNSNVTLHNAMTWKVNHFILPTGTGWDLQKVNSCFEHVDAREIAAMELPSTTAEDFQYWRFHKSGRFTVKTDYAMLAIEDNGLATPHQGIDSFKILWALKILPKWKLFLWKVLHKGLATKRNKCGGLDLLRSIQKSMRTFPLLNGFFTISDFSNARMAKIVRGLFTLLLLFGSLPNLRFLHPPETDPIYPPGFYRAILTGVEMEGSVEVIQVDGSWKR; encoded by the exons ATGAAATTAGTTTTGCCAGCTATCATCTCTCCTTCCCAACATGCCTTCATCTCTGGAAGGTTTATGTCAGACAATATTCTCCTCAGTCACGAGCTTCTCGATAAGATCAACAATAAGAGGAAAGGAAGTGAATATTTGGCAGCCATCAAAATTGACATGAGTAAAGCCTATGATCGGGTTCATTGGGATTTTCTTCTTTATATTCTCAGGGCTTATGGGTTTCCAAATCACTGGCTTCAGTTAATACATCAATGTATTTCTACGGTCTCTTACAAAGTTTTG CCAGATCTTACATCTTCTCAAGGAATTAGACTCACAAGGGGTTGTCCGCAGATTTCACATCTTTTCTTCGCTGATGATGCTCTCCTGTTCTTCAAAGCAAATAAGGATAGTTGTGCTCATGTCactaatattattaataaattttGCAGCATCTCAGGGAAACAACTGAACCTTCAGAAATCTTATTTCAAACTTAGTTCTAACACTCCAATGCTGGAACAGAGTGCTTTTCGAGATATCTTGCCAATGAAGAAGGTTTTAAACATAGGTTCGCACTTAGGAGTTCCTATTGACATTATGGGGAGAAAGAGCACACATTTCCAATTTATTGTTGATAAGGTAATTAACAAGGTCACCTCTTGGAATTCAGTTAACCTCTCTCAAACTCAAAAGCTTATTCTCATTAATTCAGTACTCATTGCAATGGCTTCCCATATCCTCAACTGTATGGAAATTCCGCTTTCCATTTCTTACAAGGTTGACTCTATTTTGGGAAGATTTTTTTGGGCTAATAAAGAAAATTCTGGGATGCATTGGGTGAGAAGAAATATTATCCAACTTCCTAAAGGATTAGGAGGTTTGGGAATCCGGAGTATGGTTACCCTTAATAAGGCACTTTTAATGAGACAAGCATGGCGCATTCATAAATCTCCTAATTCTTTGCTCGCTAAAGTCTGTAGGGGGAGGTTTACTTCCCCTCTTGCAACTGGGAATGTTAGTGCTCCCACAAATCAAAGATTGTCCTGGGGTATGAGAGGAATTTGGAAAGCCAGTATTTTACTTCATCGAGGTTGTCAATGGAAAATTGGGAATGGGATGTTTGTCCGGGCAGGGAAGGATAAATGGGTAAATGGTAGAGTTCCAGAGTTCAATTCAAATGTTACCCTCCATAACGCTATGACTTGGAAAGTAAATCATTTCATTCTTCCAACGGGTACTGGGTGGGACCTCCAAAAAGTCAACTCTTGTTTCGAGCATGTTGATGCTAGAGAAATTGCTGCAATGGAATTACCGTCTACTACTGCAGAAGATTTTCAATATTGGCGCTTCCATAAGTCGGGTAGGTTCACTGTCAAAACGGATTACGCCATGCTAGCAATCGAGGACAATGGCTTAGCTACACCTCATCAAGGTATTGATTCCTTTAAGATTCTTTGGGCGCTCAAGATCCTTCCAAAATGGAAACTTTTCTTGTGGAAAGTGCTTCACAAAGGACTTGCTACAAAG CGAAACAAGTGTGGAGGTTTGGATCTCTTGCGATCCATTCAGAAGTCTATGAGGACCTTTCCTTTGTTGAATGGGTTCTTTACTATATCCGACTTTTCCAATGCCAGGATGGCAAAGATAGTCCGAGGACTATTTACTTTATTGCTTCTATTTGGG TCGTTGCCTAACTTACGTTTTCTTCATCCACCAGAGACTGACCCGATTTATCCTCCAGGGTTTTACAGAGCAATACTTACTGGTGTAGAAATGGAAGGATCGGTAGAGGTTATCCAGGTAGATGGTTCATGGAAAAGGTGA